One window of the Granulicella arctica genome contains the following:
- a CDS encoding RsmE family RNA methyltransferase: protein MRRRFIADTWTPTTATLTGDQAHHLAHVLRAEIGQIYDVVAGGFLHRSEITAVSDAEVRFTLHEELEADSALPLHLLIAIFKFDHLEWAIEKATELGVARITPILARRTEKHLAQAATKRVERWRRIALEASKQSRRTDIPEIADPTTLKQALEHEPATTRILLSETEQSQTLTAALKAAVPAAVGPDYALAIGPEGGWTPEEMSLFTHHQWQPVTLGPRILRAETAAIAAIVITAAYLTSASGRPTEL from the coding sequence ATGCGCCGCCGCTTCATCGCCGATACCTGGACCCCCACCACCGCAACCCTCACCGGCGATCAGGCCCACCACCTCGCTCACGTCCTCCGCGCCGAGATCGGCCAGATCTACGACGTCGTTGCCGGAGGCTTCCTCCACCGCTCCGAGATCACCGCCGTCTCCGACGCCGAGGTCCGCTTCACCCTCCACGAAGAACTCGAAGCCGACTCTGCCCTGCCGCTCCACCTCCTCATCGCCATCTTCAAGTTCGACCACCTCGAGTGGGCCATCGAGAAAGCAACCGAACTCGGCGTAGCCCGCATTACCCCCATCCTCGCCCGCCGCACCGAAAAGCATCTGGCCCAGGCCGCCACCAAGCGCGTCGAACGCTGGCGCCGCATCGCCCTCGAAGCTTCAAAACAATCCCGCCGCACCGACATTCCCGAAATCGCCGACCCGACAACCCTCAAGCAAGCCCTCGAACACGAACCCGCCACCACCCGCATACTCCTCTCCGAAACCGAACAAAGCCAAACCCTCACCGCCGCCTTGAAGGCCGCAGTCCCCGCAGCAGTCGGTCCTGACTACGCCCTGGCCATAGGCCCAGAAGGAGGCTGGACCCCAGAAGAGATGTCCCTCTTCACCCACCACCAGTGGCAACCAGTAACCCTCGGCCCCCGCATCCTCCGAGCCGAAACCGCCGCCATAGCCGCCATAGTCATAACCGCCGCTTACCTGACATCAGCTAGCGGCCGACCCACCGAACTGTAG
- a CDS encoding shikimate kinase, translating into MTAAPTATEVAAPPKPVPQLPLHLKRIVLTGFMGAGKSTIGRLLARQLNWDFLDLDAHLESRTNSTIAGLFALHGEPHFRRLESSALASALAHTSTVIALGGGTPEVLTNRLLLEQTPGTSTIFLDASFETLFDRCVLQDISRPVLADPELARTRFATRQPLYRRLARLTLQTEALTPEESVTSLLQSLEKITPGRR; encoded by the coding sequence ATGACTGCCGCCCCGACCGCCACCGAAGTAGCCGCACCACCAAAACCCGTCCCGCAGCTTCCCCTGCACCTCAAACGCATCGTCCTCACCGGCTTCATGGGCGCTGGCAAGTCCACCATCGGCCGCCTTCTCGCCCGCCAGCTTAACTGGGACTTCCTCGACCTCGACGCTCACCTTGAATCCCGCACCAACTCGACCATCGCTGGCCTCTTCGCTCTCCACGGCGAGCCTCATTTTCGCCGTCTCGAATCCTCCGCCCTCGCCTCTGCCCTCGCCCACACCTCCACCGTCATCGCCCTCGGCGGCGGCACTCCCGAGGTCCTCACCAACCGCCTTCTCCTCGAGCAGACGCCCGGCACCTCTACCATCTTCCTGGACGCCTCCTTCGAAACCCTCTTCGATCGCTGCGTCCTTCAGGACATCTCCCGTCCCGTCCTCGCCGACCCCGAACTCGCCCGCACGCGCTTCGCCACACGCCAGCCCTTATACCGCCGTCTCGCCCGCCTCACCCTGCAGACCGAAGCCCTAACCCCCGAAGAGTCAGTCACCTCTCTCCTGCAATCTCTCGAAAAAATCACTCCAGGCCGCCGCTAA
- a CDS encoding RNA polymerase sigma factor — MSTQGTQMTQAPAKPNSGLFKRNPPIAGEAEAIEAAKNGDPEAFSKLYSLHKRRVYTLCLRMLGNVSEAEDMTQEAFLHLFRKLGSFRGESAFSTWLHRLTVNLVLMHLRKKGLNLVSLEETINPSEEDAPKRDFGSRDPILSGSVDRVALERAVASLPPGYRMVFVLHDVEGFEHNEIATMLECSTGNSKSQLHKARLKLRELLRVNGQNSQQGGLKEVAV; from the coding sequence ATGAGCACCCAAGGCACTCAGATGACGCAAGCACCAGCTAAGCCTAACTCTGGCTTATTCAAACGAAATCCTCCGATCGCCGGCGAAGCGGAAGCTATTGAAGCCGCCAAGAACGGCGATCCTGAAGCATTCTCCAAGCTCTACTCCCTTCACAAGCGTCGTGTCTACACTCTCTGCCTCCGCATGCTCGGCAACGTCTCCGAAGCCGAAGACATGACCCAGGAAGCCTTCCTCCATCTGTTCCGCAAGCTCGGCAGCTTCCGAGGTGAATCAGCCTTCTCCACCTGGCTTCACCGCCTCACCGTCAATCTCGTTCTCATGCACCTCCGCAAGAAGGGTCTGAACCTCGTCTCCCTTGAAGAGACCATCAACCCCTCCGAAGAGGACGCACCGAAGCGTGACTTCGGCAGCCGCGACCCCATCCTTTCAGGCTCCGTCGATCGCGTCGCCCTCGAGCGTGCCGTCGCCTCTCTCCCCCCCGGCTATCGCATGGTCTTTGTCCTCCATGACGTTGAGGGCTTCGAGCACAACGAGATCGCCACCATGCTCGAGTGTTCCACCGGCAACAGCAAATCCCAACTGCACAAAGCACGACTCAAGCTCCGCGAACTGCTCCGAGTCAACGGGCAGAACTCCCAGCAGGGCGGGCTCAAGGAGGTAGCGGTATGA
- a CDS encoding outer membrane protein assembly factor: MSIAAGQGIPAPSSPGPVAPGGRPDLVPNASTQAPVRQAEPGDAQNTAATQDAPAVPSLAATIWQFKGLHVDAIRFEGVTFDPGDTLPNELAQKAGEPLDPQKVRLSLRRLFKSGRYRDIDVRSLRQGDSVTLVFGGTPRYYVGRVVIQGVKEERLASLLEFGTKLDPGTAFSEEMIDAGVEGIKQVLQQNGFFQPTVVAVSTIDAANQQVDATYTVNIGPQARIGQVTLQGSDPGLTEAEFRKKGKLKRKAKVTRDTTSNALTKLRAEYQKKDRLEATAALTKSTYDPTRRQIDYQFTASQGPLVKVITEGAKFSKSRLHLLVPVFEEGTIDNDLLNEGTHNIKDYLQQQGFFDVTVEVKVIGGGTPNEQVVYSVNKGTKHKVMAVTLNGNKYFNNDTLRERMRVQKADAYMPAGRFSPSLLTADGNSIQSLYRANGFNEAKVTSKIEDIDEGPQGKPLKVAVIKVALTIVEGPQQKFGVIKLTGVDPTRMKAVTPLLNAQEGQPFSLITLSGDRDEVLSYYVSNGFDQARIEIKQQKEGADPTRTDVTLNVTEGQQIFINHVLLSGVIRTKPKVVQDQLRVHPGDPLDESALLQTQRNLYNLALFNEVVAAPQNPAGAAPEKNVLVQVTEAKRWDVTYGFGFEAQTGTPTQGKISPASLILLCGANPTPACSGAGQQDGSAGVSPRVSLDVSRINLRGTDESLTLHTTYGLLEKVATLSFQNPHFLGHPPLNFSLSGGYSNVQNITTFQASTLQGDVRLTQKVRKTDTFIYDFQYRRVSVNPATLQVSSNLIPQLSQPVRVGGPGITWFHDTRQPSPLDATKGSYTSVQEFIASSKFGSQTDFNRLDITNSTYYQFGKKKYVLARNTRLGFENSFGVNPNISSDPTSACFGILLATNASCNPVPLPERLYAGGATSHRGFGINDAGPRDLQTGFPVGGSAALINTVELRLPPPTLPVVGDSVSFVVFHDMGNAFNHIGDMFPSVLRYHQPNQQTCANVSGTPGQTNTVGTCDFNYFSHALGLGARYKTPVGPIRVDFSYNLNPPVYPVIFDFNGSNPYEGKAGHFNFFFSIGQSF; the protein is encoded by the coding sequence TTGTCAATTGCAGCTGGTCAGGGAATTCCAGCGCCATCGAGTCCTGGTCCGGTGGCTCCTGGCGGCCGCCCTGATCTCGTTCCAAACGCTTCTACGCAAGCCCCTGTGCGTCAGGCTGAGCCAGGTGACGCACAGAACACAGCAGCGACTCAAGACGCTCCAGCGGTGCCATCGCTTGCCGCTACGATCTGGCAGTTTAAAGGTCTCCATGTAGATGCGATTCGCTTTGAAGGCGTGACGTTTGATCCGGGCGACACGCTGCCGAACGAGTTAGCGCAGAAGGCGGGCGAGCCGCTTGACCCCCAAAAGGTGCGACTCAGCCTGAGAAGGCTTTTCAAGAGCGGGCGCTACCGGGATATCGATGTTCGGAGTCTTCGGCAGGGTGATTCGGTGACGCTGGTGTTTGGCGGGACCCCGCGCTACTACGTCGGGCGGGTTGTGATTCAGGGGGTCAAAGAAGAGCGGCTGGCGTCGCTGCTGGAGTTTGGAACGAAGCTTGATCCGGGGACGGCGTTTTCTGAAGAGATGATCGATGCTGGCGTCGAAGGGATCAAGCAGGTTCTGCAGCAGAACGGTTTCTTTCAGCCGACGGTCGTGGCCGTATCGACGATCGACGCTGCGAACCAGCAGGTGGATGCGACGTATACGGTGAACATTGGGCCGCAGGCGCGCATTGGCCAGGTAACGCTGCAGGGGAGCGACCCCGGGCTTACGGAGGCCGAGTTCCGCAAGAAGGGTAAGTTGAAGCGTAAGGCGAAGGTGACGCGTGACACGACGAGCAACGCGTTGACGAAGCTGCGAGCGGAGTACCAGAAGAAGGATCGTCTGGAAGCTACGGCGGCGCTCACGAAGTCAACGTATGACCCGACGCGTCGGCAGATTGACTACCAGTTCACAGCGAGCCAAGGGCCGCTGGTGAAGGTTATTACCGAGGGCGCGAAGTTTTCGAAAAGTCGATTGCACCTGCTCGTTCCCGTGTTCGAAGAGGGCACGATCGACAACGATCTGTTGAACGAAGGTACGCACAATATTAAAGATTACCTGCAGCAGCAGGGATTCTTCGATGTGACGGTCGAGGTGAAGGTGATAGGCGGGGGGACGCCGAATGAGCAGGTTGTGTACTCGGTCAATAAGGGCACGAAGCACAAGGTGATGGCCGTTACGCTGAATGGCAATAAATACTTCAACAATGACACCTTGCGGGAACGCATGCGGGTTCAAAAAGCCGATGCCTACATGCCTGCTGGGCGGTTCAGCCCGTCGCTGCTTACGGCCGATGGTAACTCGATTCAATCGCTCTATCGTGCGAATGGATTTAATGAGGCAAAGGTTACTTCGAAGATCGAGGATATTGACGAGGGTCCGCAGGGTAAGCCGCTCAAGGTTGCTGTGATCAAGGTGGCTTTGACGATTGTGGAGGGACCTCAGCAGAAGTTTGGGGTGATTAAGCTTACGGGGGTAGACCCCACGCGCATGAAGGCGGTGACGCCCCTGTTGAATGCACAGGAGGGTCAGCCTTTCTCGCTGATTACGCTTTCGGGTGATCGTGACGAGGTGCTGAGCTATTACGTGAGCAACGGTTTTGACCAGGCACGGATTGAGATCAAGCAACAGAAGGAAGGCGCTGATCCGACGCGGACGGATGTGACGTTGAATGTCACGGAAGGACAGCAAATCTTTATCAATCATGTGCTGCTGTCGGGCGTGATTCGCACGAAGCCCAAGGTGGTGCAGGACCAGTTGCGCGTTCACCCCGGCGACCCTCTGGACGAGAGCGCTCTTCTTCAAACGCAGCGTAATCTTTACAATCTTGCGTTGTTCAACGAGGTTGTTGCAGCTCCGCAGAATCCTGCAGGCGCTGCTCCTGAAAAGAATGTGCTGGTACAGGTTACAGAGGCGAAGCGGTGGGATGTGACGTACGGATTCGGCTTTGAGGCGCAGACGGGAACGCCGACACAAGGCAAAATCTCACCGGCATCCTTGATTCTTCTTTGCGGTGCTAATCCTACTCCGGCCTGCTCAGGGGCGGGACAGCAGGATGGAAGCGCTGGAGTAAGTCCTCGAGTTTCACTCGACGTCTCGCGGATCAATCTTCGAGGCACGGACGAGTCGTTGACGCTCCATACAACGTATGGCCTGCTTGAGAAGGTTGCGACATTGAGCTTCCAGAATCCGCACTTTCTTGGACATCCTCCGCTCAACTTCTCGCTATCGGGTGGGTACTCGAACGTGCAGAATATTACGACCTTCCAAGCGTCGACGCTGCAAGGTGATGTTCGCTTGACGCAAAAGGTTCGTAAGACAGACACGTTTATTTATGACTTTCAGTACAGGCGGGTGTCCGTCAATCCAGCGACTTTGCAGGTTTCTTCGAATCTGATTCCGCAGTTGTCGCAGCCTGTGCGTGTGGGCGGTCCTGGCATTACGTGGTTCCACGATACGCGGCAGCCTAGTCCGCTGGATGCGACAAAGGGTTCGTACACGTCGGTGCAGGAGTTTATTGCTTCTTCGAAGTTTGGGTCGCAGACGGACTTCAACCGGCTGGATATTACTAACTCGACCTACTACCAATTTGGTAAGAAGAAATATGTACTGGCTCGGAACACGCGGCTTGGCTTCGAAAATTCTTTTGGCGTGAATCCAAATATCTCTTCTGATCCAACCTCAGCGTGCTTTGGCATCCTGCTGGCTACGAACGCAAGCTGCAACCCCGTGCCTTTGCCGGAACGGTTGTACGCGGGTGGTGCTACGTCGCATCGCGGATTTGGTATCAATGATGCTGGCCCTCGCGACCTCCAGACCGGGTTTCCGGTTGGTGGATCGGCTGCATTGATTAATACCGTCGAGTTGCGACTGCCTCCACCTACTTTGCCCGTTGTCGGCGACAGTGTTTCGTTCGTGGTCTTCCACGATATGGGTAATGCGTTCAACCATATTGGTGACATGTTCCCCAGCGTGTTGCGTTACCACCAGCCGAATCAGCAGACGTGTGCGAATGTTTCGGGTACGCCTGGCCAGACAAATACCGTCGGAACATGTGACTTTAATTACTTCTCTCATGCTCTTGGCCTTGGCGCGCGATACAAGACGCCGGTCGGACCGATTCGTGTTGACTTTAGTTACAACCTCAATCCGCCGGTTTATCCGGTGATCTTCGACTTCAACGGCAGTAACCCATATGAGGGTAAGGCTGGGCACTTTAACTTCTTCTTCAGTATTGGACAGAGCTTCTAA
- a CDS encoding ThiF family adenylyltransferase, which produces MTNAATPTFDTPRSSGIATEDRYSRQILFPAIGALGQRRLAAAHVAIVGVGATGAAAASLLARAGVGTLTLIDRDFVEASNLQRQVLFDEEDARNSLPKAEAARRKIALFNSDVTVNPHIADLVPANIAELLAPADIILDATDNFETRYLINDFAVQQGKPWIYAAAIGAYAATMNILPAPLANATACLACIFPKPPTGPVETCDTSGILSTAVNFAASIQVTEALKFLTGQPEAMRRTLLSYDLWTSEHSAISNARPNPACTVCGQRTFTHLAGEGRPHITLCGRNSVQIHEHHRPVNFTYMQARLAQHADIADLRFNDLLLRFRRGAHTLTLFADGRAVIQGTTDITVARTLYARFIGA; this is translated from the coding sequence ATGACCAACGCTGCTACCCCTACCTTCGATACACCGCGTTCTTCAGGCATCGCGACTGAAGATCGCTACTCTCGCCAGATCCTGTTCCCCGCCATCGGAGCCCTTGGCCAGCGTCGTCTTGCCGCCGCCCACGTCGCGATTGTCGGCGTTGGAGCGACGGGAGCCGCAGCGGCCTCGCTCCTCGCCCGCGCTGGCGTCGGCACCCTCACCCTCATCGACCGCGACTTCGTCGAAGCCTCTAACCTCCAGCGCCAGGTCCTCTTCGACGAGGAGGACGCCCGCAACTCGCTTCCGAAAGCAGAGGCAGCCCGCCGCAAGATCGCCCTCTTCAACTCCGACGTAACCGTGAACCCCCACATCGCCGATCTCGTCCCAGCCAACATCGCCGAGCTTCTAGCTCCAGCCGACATCATCCTCGACGCTACCGATAACTTCGAAACCCGCTACCTCATCAACGACTTCGCCGTCCAGCAAGGCAAACCCTGGATCTACGCCGCCGCCATCGGTGCCTACGCCGCGACGATGAACATCCTTCCCGCCCCGCTCGCAAACGCCACCGCCTGCCTCGCCTGCATCTTCCCCAAGCCCCCGACCGGTCCCGTAGAAACCTGCGACACCTCAGGAATCCTCTCCACCGCCGTCAACTTCGCCGCCTCCATCCAGGTCACCGAGGCCCTAAAATTCCTCACCGGCCAGCCCGAAGCCATGCGCCGCACCCTGCTCTCCTACGACCTCTGGACCAGTGAACACTCTGCCATCAGCAACGCCCGGCCCAACCCGGCCTGCACCGTCTGCGGGCAGCGCACCTTCACCCATCTGGCAGGAGAGGGCCGCCCACACATCACCCTCTGCGGTCGTAACTCGGTTCAAATCCACGAGCACCACCGCCCTGTGAACTTCACCTACATGCAGGCCCGCCTCGCCCAGCATGCCGACATCGCCGATCTCCGCTTCAACGATCTCCTGCTGCGTTTCCGTCGCGGTGCCCACACCCTTACTCTTTTCGCTGATGGCCGGGCCGTTATCCAGGGCACGACAGACATAACGGTCGCACGCACTCTCTACGCTCGCTTCATCGGCGCTTGA
- a CDS encoding AI-2E family transporter, which produces MALAPITVQPTPSPEQTRTNARANIIFAVGVFLLLALAWKLSKELEIIYVSALFAVVLMPIVVKITKLNIRGWHPSRPVAIVALIAAVALALTLFFTIGLPPVLRDIKSFSDDLPQKLPLIVAKIKKVPMADKIGIDSIAARAENAAAATASYLFSSLPLWLSHVFDLLTAAFLCIYFMLEGEHAYEFFLSLFSFDSRRRLDATLKKAELKMSKWLLGQGLLMLILGICSVIVFGILHVRYFVLLGVLMGILNIIPIAGGVITIILAAGVAALDSWPKMFGVLIFYAIYINIENAVLTPRIMKSSVDLMGLTVLVALLIGTALAGIVGALVAVPTAALITVLLDEYAVQRDSHA; this is translated from the coding sequence ATCGCCCTGGCCCCCATCACTGTCCAGCCCACGCCGAGCCCGGAGCAGACCCGCACGAACGCGCGCGCCAACATCATCTTCGCCGTCGGCGTCTTCCTCCTCCTCGCCCTCGCTTGGAAACTCAGCAAAGAGCTCGAGATTATCTACGTCAGCGCCCTCTTCGCCGTCGTCTTGATGCCGATCGTCGTCAAGATTACGAAGCTCAACATCCGCGGCTGGCACCCCTCTCGCCCCGTCGCTATAGTCGCCCTTATCGCTGCCGTCGCTCTCGCTCTCACCCTCTTCTTCACCATCGGACTTCCACCAGTCCTCCGCGACATCAAATCCTTCTCCGACGACCTGCCGCAAAAGCTGCCGCTCATCGTCGCTAAGATCAAGAAGGTGCCGATGGCCGACAAGATCGGCATCGACAGCATCGCCGCCCGCGCCGAAAACGCCGCCGCCGCGACCGCCAGCTATCTATTCTCCTCGCTACCCCTTTGGCTTTCCCACGTCTTCGACCTCCTCACCGCCGCCTTCCTCTGCATCTACTTCATGCTCGAGGGCGAGCATGCGTACGAGTTCTTCCTCTCTCTCTTCAGCTTTGACTCCCGCCGCCGCCTCGACGCCACCCTCAAGAAGGCCGAACTGAAGATGAGCAAATGGCTCCTCGGTCAAGGTCTCCTCATGCTGATCCTCGGGATCTGTAGCGTGATCGTCTTCGGCATCCTGCACGTCCGCTACTTCGTCCTGCTTGGCGTCCTCATGGGTATCCTGAACATCATTCCCATTGCGGGCGGTGTTATCACCATCATCCTCGCCGCCGGAGTCGCCGCCCTTGATTCCTGGCCCAAGATGTTCGGTGTCCTCATCTTCTACGCCATCTACATCAACATCGAGAACGCCGTGCTCACCCCGCGCATCATGAAGAGCAGCGTAGACCTCATGGGCCTCACCGTCCTCGTAGCCCTCCTCATAGGCACCGCCCTCGCCGGAATCGTAGGAGCCCTCGTAGCCGTCCCCACCGCCGCCCTCATCACCGTCCTCCTCGACGAATACGCCGTCCAACGAGACAGTCACGCCTGA
- a CDS encoding peptidylprolyl isomerase, which yields MSAAMLYALTLAPAGFGQAAAAVPPAQGVVIDQVVAVVNGDLVLESDVDEERRFQAFQPFRDQTQAYSRDKTVERLVDRTLILQQEKLQPQPPITDAEVNEQLATLRKDIPACKEYKCETDAGWDKFVVDQGFVLSELTDRWRERMEVLRFIEQRFKMGIRVSPAEIKDYYDKTLLPEYARRKATPPKLATISDRIQEILLQQQVGALLEDWLKSLKAQGSVRMTTPGEVTP from the coding sequence ATGAGTGCAGCGATGCTGTATGCGTTGACGCTCGCGCCTGCTGGCTTTGGTCAAGCTGCCGCTGCGGTGCCGCCGGCGCAGGGAGTGGTCATCGATCAAGTGGTCGCGGTGGTAAATGGCGATCTCGTACTTGAGAGTGATGTGGATGAAGAACGGCGTTTCCAAGCATTCCAACCGTTTCGGGATCAGACCCAAGCCTACTCGCGAGATAAAACGGTAGAGCGATTGGTAGACAGGACACTGATTCTGCAGCAGGAGAAGTTGCAGCCGCAACCTCCGATTACGGACGCAGAGGTTAACGAGCAACTGGCTACGTTGCGTAAGGATATTCCGGCCTGCAAGGAGTACAAGTGCGAGACGGACGCGGGCTGGGATAAGTTTGTCGTGGACCAGGGATTCGTGTTGTCTGAGTTAACGGATCGGTGGCGTGAGCGGATGGAGGTGCTGCGGTTTATTGAGCAGCGCTTCAAGATGGGCATTCGGGTTTCGCCTGCAGAGATCAAGGATTATTACGACAAAACGCTGCTGCCTGAGTATGCGCGGCGGAAGGCGACGCCGCCAAAGCTGGCTACCATCTCGGACCGAATCCAGGAGATATTGCTGCAGCAGCAGGTGGGTGCGTTGCTTGAGGACTGGTTGAAGTCGCTAAAGGCGCAAGGGTCGGTGCGGATGACGACGCCAGGCGAGGTGACTCCATGA